In Mastigocladopsis repens PCC 10914, a single window of DNA contains:
- a CDS encoding GAF domain-containing protein: MLPPQKPTASEQQIVSLGRVLQSLREENNVDVLIETTISYLKEQFDYSLIWIALYDQLNHILLGKGGITPIKDTSYLRQRVALHPGDLLEQVVIEQRSLGVADLRTEIHAQRWQEVAVKSNIQGTMVLPICYKGCCLGVVLLGSERWGYILGGEAKARLMMVLGELGAVLFQIKMDLQHKQAKRLDEPLLQLLENLQTLSNLEQKLEAVVHTTHQFVSPTRTSIYWFEREKRSFWLRLSNQKLNKAKANSDTQGVAGISVQELSDFYYALSVNQIVLIGEGRSSLTSTFTAKLLQRLQVRSLLAAPIIWQKNLLGFVAVEAKEARIWTEADQNFVKGAAGLISLVTPTESMETTIKQIQEDSQLNSQVAQAIYSDYDNIEILRICATKVLERFNATRFLLLHYDSDQNNYHFLYQRQLQNRRPLASTLEALKDLDWQLLQRSTDSVGIENIEEDLRFFNWRSPLQENGVQSLLISNCAQGRPPEALLLITNEEHRCWTVQEKELLHIVSQQIGVIVRQWHLHHQTEQQQKILRSFQQCLRILEKARTAHTQPIQELESSALEQIASVLGCPLVLLLSWMPEQNLAEIIPGVIADDRFGVVMDIPVPIQTESLVQWALATDGLLTLSVDDLPEQTRRWLNGSDIGQILIMALRTSADYQPTGIVVMADRVERQWSEQSLIAIETLIRQFAWFRRHLQITQVFESTTDKLRQLNWYKHHRVEDIHRTLVQLVTQMYSLGIPNELAHTRYQQLLYQLDNITASMTALLKLEQWQLHITTQTIPIASLLKRSLERVENLLKQHKLWVGVHGLGQQVLDHGGQKSDPIVPNSSEGLKPQAMAIAGDIAKIELVVYELLVAACHRSTTGGRIDIWCRRLNERSLEMSITDNGNLDPQILTLNQDPQKDFLAPSSLNLSPELHLLICQNFIQQLGGELHFYQLPDHRVVSRLLLPLVW, translated from the coding sequence ATGTTGCCCCCACAAAAACCCACAGCTTCCGAACAACAAATTGTTTCCTTGGGGCGAGTCCTCCAAAGCCTTAGGGAAGAGAATAATGTTGATGTTCTGATTGAAACGACTATTTCTTATCTCAAAGAGCAGTTTGACTACAGCCTGATTTGGATTGCTCTTTACGACCAATTGAATCATATTTTGTTAGGTAAAGGGGGCATCACGCCCATTAAAGATACTAGCTATTTAAGACAAAGAGTGGCTCTCCATCCTGGGGATTTGTTAGAGCAAGTTGTGATTGAACAGCGTTCGCTGGGTGTAGCTGATTTACGGACTGAAATCCACGCTCAGAGATGGCAGGAAGTAGCTGTCAAATCAAACATCCAAGGAACTATGGTATTACCAATTTGCTATAAAGGCTGTTGTTTGGGTGTCGTTTTACTGGGTTCCGAACGCTGGGGCTACATCTTGGGTGGTGAAGCAAAAGCAAGACTGATGATGGTTTTGGGCGAATTAGGGGCAGTGCTTTTTCAAATAAAAATGGATTTGCAGCACAAGCAAGCCAAGCGTCTAGATGAGCCATTATTACAATTGCTGGAAAATTTACAAACCCTGAGTAACTTAGAGCAAAAATTAGAAGCAGTGGTGCATACGACTCATCAATTTGTCTCGCCCACTCGCACAAGTATTTATTGGTTTGAACGGGAAAAGCGCTCCTTTTGGTTGCGCTTGAGCAATCAAAAGCTCAATAAGGCAAAGGCGAACAGCGATACGCAAGGAGTTGCAGGAATTAGTGTACAGGAACTCAGTGACTTTTATTATGCCTTATCAGTCAATCAAATTGTCTTGATTGGGGAAGGACGCAGTTCCTTGACAAGCACTTTCACTGCTAAACTGCTGCAACGCCTGCAAGTGCGATCGCTGTTAGCAGCACCCATTATCTGGCAAAAAAACTTGCTTGGTTTTGTTGCTGTTGAAGCTAAAGAAGCGCGAATTTGGACGGAGGCGGATCAAAATTTCGTTAAGGGTGCTGCTGGATTAATCTCCCTTGTGACCCCCACTGAAAGCATGGAAACCACCATCAAACAAATTCAAGAGGACTCCCAGCTTAATAGCCAAGTCGCTCAAGCTATCTATAGTGATTATGATAACATAGAAATCTTACGGATTTGTGCGACAAAAGTTTTGGAACGCTTCAATGCAACACGCTTTTTGTTATTGCATTACGACTCAGACCAAAATAATTACCATTTTTTATACCAAAGGCAATTACAGAATCGCCGACCTTTAGCATCTACACTAGAGGCTCTCAAAGATTTGGATTGGCAGCTTTTGCAGCGTTCCACTGACTCTGTGGGAATTGAAAACATAGAAGAAGATTTGCGGTTTTTTAACTGGCGTTCCCCCTTACAGGAAAATGGCGTACAATCGCTTTTAATTAGTAACTGCGCTCAAGGTCGTCCACCAGAAGCGCTTTTGCTGATTACGAATGAAGAGCATCGTTGTTGGACAGTTCAAGAAAAAGAACTCCTGCACATTGTCAGTCAGCAGATTGGAGTCATTGTCCGTCAATGGCACCTTCACCATCAGACCGAACAGCAGCAAAAAATCTTGCGTAGCTTTCAGCAATGCCTACGTATCCTTGAAAAAGCCCGGACTGCTCATACCCAGCCCATCCAAGAGTTAGAAAGTTCAGCCCTGGAACAAATAGCATCTGTTCTCGGCTGTCCCCTGGTGCTGTTGCTCTCCTGGATGCCTGAACAGAACTTGGCAGAAATTATACCTGGGGTCATTGCTGATGATCGGTTTGGGGTTGTTATGGATATACCCGTTCCTATCCAGACGGAAAGCCTCGTCCAATGGGCACTTGCCACAGATGGTTTATTAACCCTTAGTGTAGATGATTTACCTGAGCAAACCAGAAGATGGCTGAATGGTTCTGACATCGGTCAAATTTTGATTATGGCATTACGCACCAGTGCTGATTATCAACCGACAGGTATCGTGGTGATGGCAGACCGTGTAGAACGTCAATGGTCAGAACAAAGTCTTATTGCCATAGAAACTCTCATTCGTCAATTCGCCTGGTTCCGTCGGCATTTGCAAATCACGCAAGTTTTCGAGTCTACGACTGATAAACTACGACAACTCAATTGGTATAAGCATCATCGTGTAGAGGATATCCACAGAACATTGGTGCAGTTAGTCACTCAAATGTACAGTCTGGGCATTCCTAATGAACTGGCTCACACACGCTACCAGCAACTGCTATATCAGTTAGATAATATCACCGCATCCATGACTGCACTGCTAAAACTTGAGCAGTGGCAGTTGCATATAACCACACAGACAATACCAATAGCCAGTTTATTAAAGCGATCGCTAGAACGAGTTGAAAATTTACTCAAACAACATAAGCTTTGGGTAGGCGTGCATGGTTTGGGACAACAGGTGCTAGATCATGGAGGACAAAAAAGCGATCCAATCGTGCCAAACTCCTCGGAAGGGTTAAAGCCTCAAGCTATGGCGATCGCTGGCGACATAGCGAAAATTGAATTGGTTGTTTATGAATTGTTAGTGGCTGCTTGTCACCGTTCTACAACTGGGGGCAGAATTGATATCTGGTGTCGTCGCTTGAACGAGCGATCGCTGGAGATGTCAATCACAGACAATGGCAACCTTGACCCACAGATCTTGACACTAAATCAAGATCCTCAAAAGGATTTTCTTGCTCCCTCCTCCCTCAATCTATCACCAGAGTTGCACTTGCTGATTTGTCAAAACTTCATCCAACAACTGGGAGGAGAATTGCATTTTTATCAATTGCCAGATCATCGGGTTGTGAGCCGTTTGCTGTTGCCGTTGGTTTGGTAG
- a CDS encoding quinone-dependent dihydroorotate dehydrogenase — protein sequence MDIYKDALRPLLFTLLKADPEWLHSSTIHSLSWLGKTPNQASANWINKLLVQSFSLSDARLEQTLFGLHFPNPLGLAAGFDKDGIAVPIWSSLGFGFAEVGTVTFHPQPGNPRPRLFRLPLDKAALNRMGFNNQGAAAMAARLAEVQQFNVPIPIGINLGKSKITPLEEAAKDYLYSFRLLQDCGDYFVVNVSSPNTPGLRSLQDAAMLSCILEALQKENTTQKPVFVKIAPDLEWEAIADIISLAKTYQLAGIIATNTTIRRDTLKTQVITQTGKSPQQEAGGISGVPVRERSTEVIRFIWQQTAGQLPIIGVGGIFTPEDAWEKITAGACLIQVYTGWIYEGPAMIRHILKGLLSKLEQNGLNSISEAVGLEGKIKN from the coding sequence TTGGATATTTATAAAGACGCACTTCGTCCCCTTTTATTCACTCTGCTTAAAGCAGATCCAGAGTGGTTGCACTCCTCAACGATTCACAGTTTAAGTTGGTTGGGAAAAACTCCCAACCAAGCTAGCGCAAACTGGATCAACAAACTTCTGGTACAGTCCTTTTCCCTGTCTGATGCACGTCTAGAACAAACTCTATTTGGGCTACACTTCCCTAACCCCTTAGGTTTGGCAGCTGGGTTTGATAAGGATGGCATTGCAGTTCCCATTTGGTCAAGTCTTGGTTTTGGCTTTGCAGAAGTGGGAACTGTCACTTTTCATCCACAGCCAGGTAATCCCCGTCCTCGCTTATTTCGCTTACCCTTGGACAAAGCCGCCCTTAACCGTATGGGTTTCAACAATCAAGGTGCAGCAGCAATGGCTGCGCGGTTAGCAGAAGTTCAGCAATTCAACGTGCCCATACCTATAGGTATAAATTTGGGTAAATCTAAGATAACTCCTCTAGAAGAAGCTGCAAAAGATTATCTTTATAGTTTTCGCTTACTTCAAGATTGCGGAGACTACTTTGTTGTTAACGTCTCTTCACCCAATACACCAGGGCTGCGATCGCTTCAAGATGCCGCTATGCTGAGTTGTATCTTGGAGGCATTACAAAAGGAAAACACAACACAAAAACCTGTTTTTGTCAAGATAGCTCCTGATTTGGAATGGGAAGCGATCGCTGATATTATTTCCCTGGCAAAAACCTATCAATTGGCTGGAATTATTGCCACCAACACCACAATCCGTAGGGATACACTGAAAACACAGGTGATTACTCAAACTGGCAAATCACCTCAACAAGAAGCTGGTGGTATCAGCGGTGTTCCAGTCAGGGAACGTTCCACCGAAGTCATTCGTTTTATTTGGCAGCAAACAGCAGGTCAATTACCGATTATCGGTGTTGGCGGCATTTTTACTCCTGAAGACGCCTGGGAGAAAATCACTGCTGGTGCTTGCCTCATTCAGGTATATACAGGCTGGATTTACGAAGGTCCAGCCATGATCCGCCACATTCTCAAAGGTTTGCTATCCAAGCTAGAACAAAATGGATTAAATTCTATCTCCGAAGCTGTGGGTTTAGAAGGAAAAATAAAAAATTGA
- a CDS encoding B12-binding domain-containing radical SAM protein yields MKTLLLYPQFPQSFWSYDRFMEIAGLKAVIPPLGIITVAAFLPKDWEIRFYDRNVSLETEADWEWCDLVILSAMLVQKPDFHALIQKAVRLGKRVAVGGPYPTSVPQDALDSGAHYLILDEGEMTVPQFLEAIAQGKTQGIFRSIEKPDVTQSPMPRFDLLQRDAYLMMAIQFSRGCPFNCEFCDIITLYGRKPRTKEPRQTIAELQALYDLGWRGSLFIVDDNFIGNQRNVKRFLRELIPWVKQHNYPFTFITEASVNLAEDDELLQLMGEAGFYAVFLGIETPDQDSLQVTHKLQNTRHPLVEACRKINEAGMLIYAGFILGFDGERTGAGERIQAFVEQTSIPQPMLGILQALPNTALWNRLQSEQRLVEGIGATEVGDQNTLMNFIPTRPLAEIAREYVEGFWTLYEPTNYLRRCFQQCLSIGSLSKRKQTMQFSPGKGLRLVAQLIWLQGLRRPETRGQFWRQLWTILLRKPQVLNMYLGLCAAGEHFWEYRALARERITQQLGYDPLKVPVLPEQEAMFVRS; encoded by the coding sequence ATGAAAACACTGTTGCTTTACCCACAGTTTCCCCAGTCCTTTTGGTCTTATGATCGCTTTATGGAAATCGCTGGACTCAAAGCAGTCATTCCTCCACTAGGAATCATTACAGTCGCAGCGTTCCTACCCAAGGACTGGGAAATCAGATTTTATGATCGCAACGTCAGCCTTGAGACAGAGGCTGATTGGGAGTGGTGTGACTTAGTCATCCTCTCTGCCATGTTGGTGCAAAAGCCAGATTTCCACGCCCTGATTCAAAAAGCGGTGCGGTTAGGCAAGAGAGTGGCAGTCGGTGGACCCTATCCCACATCTGTTCCGCAAGATGCCCTTGACTCTGGAGCTCATTACCTCATCTTAGATGAGGGGGAAATGACGGTTCCACAGTTTTTAGAAGCGATCGCCCAAGGTAAAACTCAAGGAATTTTTCGCTCGATTGAAAAACCTGATGTCACCCAAAGCCCGATGCCGCGTTTTGACTTGCTGCAACGGGATGCCTACTTGATGATGGCTATCCAGTTTTCTCGCGGTTGTCCGTTCAATTGCGAATTTTGCGACATTATTACCCTCTACGGTCGTAAACCACGCACTAAAGAGCCTCGCCAGACCATAGCAGAGTTACAAGCTCTTTATGATTTGGGCTGGCGAGGCTCACTCTTCATCGTTGATGATAACTTCATAGGAAATCAGCGTAACGTCAAACGCTTCCTACGAGAATTGATTCCTTGGGTGAAGCAGCACAACTACCCGTTCACCTTCATAACTGAAGCTTCTGTGAATTTGGCAGAGGACGATGAACTGTTGCAATTAATGGGTGAAGCAGGCTTTTATGCTGTCTTTCTCGGCATTGAAACTCCTGACCAAGACAGCTTGCAAGTGACACACAAACTCCAAAATACTCGCCATCCGCTCGTCGAAGCCTGCCGCAAGATCAATGAGGCTGGCATGCTGATCTATGCAGGGTTTATCCTCGGTTTTGATGGAGAACGCACAGGTGCGGGAGAACGAATTCAAGCTTTTGTTGAACAAACCAGTATTCCGCAACCTATGCTGGGCATCCTCCAAGCTTTACCCAATACTGCTCTATGGAACCGTCTCCAAAGCGAGCAGCGTTTAGTAGAGGGCATCGGCGCCACTGAGGTGGGAGACCAGAATACCTTGATGAATTTCATCCCCACCCGCCCCCTTGCTGAAATTGCTAGAGAATATGTAGAAGGCTTCTGGACGTTGTATGAACCCACAAACTATCTCAGGCGCTGTTTTCAGCAATGTCTCAGTATTGGCTCGCTCTCCAAGCGAAAGCAAACCATGCAATTTTCACCAGGCAAAGGGTTGCGGCTCGTTGCCCAGTTAATCTGGCTTCAGGGCTTACGACGACCAGAAACTCGAGGGCAGTTCTGGCGACAACTCTGGACGATTCTGCTGAGAAAGCCCCAAGTTCTGAATATGTATTTGGGCCTATGCGCCGCAGGAGAGCATTTTTGGGAATACCGCGCTTTAGCCAGGGAACGGATTACTCAACAGCTAGGCTACGACCCACTGAAAGTTCCTGTGTTACCTGAGCAAGAAGCAATGTTTGTAAGGTCTTGA
- a CDS encoding cation:proton antiporter domain-containing protein: MHLEPIVSFAILLTVILIVPLLFERIKLPGLLGLLVAGVVLGPHGFHLLNNESETLKLLSGIGLIYLMFVAGLEIDMEQFQRTKHRSIGFGTFTFLVPLIVGTIVGRMFGFGWNASILIGSLFASHTLLAYPIISRLGVINNEAVTVTIGATIFTDIGSLLVLAVCIGIHKGEFSTFSLAKLLLGIIIYSAVILFGFKWLGQEFFRRTGDEEGNQFLFVLLVVFISSLGAEVIGVEKIVGAFLAGLAVNDVIGSGPVKEKVVFVGNVLFIPIFFVSLGLLIDIPAFISSISSIWLTLAILVGLISSKFGAALLAKLVYRYNWREMITMWSLSLPQVAATLAATLVGYRAGLLTEDVLNGVIVLMIVTATLGPLITARSAAGLTIDTTPETTESMFSWKDDPSEGLTVVVPVRNPETERNLIEMAALLVRRESGKIVALGVTPAHLHMDAPEMDNDLQHSKNLLSHAVELGREFGVEVEPHARIDQGIAQGISHASREQNSSLIVMGWGKTTGLRARLFGNVIDRVLWASHCPVAVTRLLDSPSNIRRILVPIENLSEEAVRIVRFAEILANANQAEVTLLHVCDRRTSQARIGWMESQLELLVSRHFPQSPTSIKIIPADNLVGVILKASQSCDLVVLRSSRRRLNIGEVAISDVTTEVVKQIQCSVVLLGEPPGYQGSLRKARGLVKKSSPTTDLQPNLT; the protein is encoded by the coding sequence ATGCATCTAGAGCCTATTGTTTCTTTCGCCATTCTGTTAACAGTCATCTTAATTGTCCCTCTACTGTTTGAGCGAATAAAGCTGCCAGGATTGCTTGGGTTACTGGTAGCAGGCGTCGTCTTAGGACCCCATGGATTTCATCTTCTCAACAATGAGTCAGAAACCCTCAAACTACTCTCTGGCATTGGGCTGATTTACCTGATGTTTGTGGCGGGTCTGGAAATTGATATGGAACAGTTTCAGCGAACCAAGCATCGTTCCATCGGCTTTGGTACGTTTACCTTCCTAGTACCCCTGATTGTAGGAACAATCGTGGGGCGGATGTTTGGTTTTGGTTGGAATGCCTCAATTTTAATTGGCTCTCTGTTTGCCTCCCACACGCTGCTGGCATACCCAATCATCAGTCGGTTGGGTGTGATTAACAATGAAGCTGTGACTGTTACTATCGGTGCGACTATCTTTACAGACATCGGCTCACTTCTGGTCTTGGCGGTATGTATTGGTATCCATAAAGGAGAATTCTCCACGTTTAGCCTAGCCAAGCTATTGTTGGGGATAATTATTTACTCTGCTGTTATCTTGTTTGGTTTTAAGTGGTTGGGACAGGAATTTTTTCGGCGAACAGGAGACGAGGAAGGAAACCAATTTTTATTTGTCCTGCTGGTGGTCTTTATATCCTCACTGGGAGCAGAGGTGATTGGGGTAGAAAAGATTGTCGGGGCATTTCTGGCAGGATTAGCGGTGAATGATGTTATTGGATCGGGACCAGTGAAAGAAAAGGTGGTCTTTGTCGGTAATGTCCTGTTCATCCCCATTTTCTTCGTTAGCTTGGGCTTATTGATTGATATTCCGGCATTTATCAGCAGCATTAGTTCTATCTGGCTAACCCTGGCTATCTTAGTGGGTTTAATTAGCAGTAAGTTTGGAGCAGCACTCCTGGCAAAGTTAGTCTACCGCTACAACTGGCGTGAGATGATTACGATGTGGTCGTTGTCTCTGCCGCAGGTGGCGGCTACGCTAGCGGCGACTTTGGTGGGGTATCGCGCTGGGTTATTAACGGAAGATGTGCTGAATGGCGTGATTGTTCTCATGATAGTGACAGCTACATTAGGACCGCTCATCACTGCCCGAAGTGCAGCAGGGTTGACAATAGACACGACTCCTGAGACAACTGAGTCAATGTTTAGCTGGAAGGATGACCCATCAGAAGGGTTGACAGTGGTTGTACCTGTTCGTAACCCAGAAACAGAGAGGAATTTGATTGAAATGGCGGCACTGTTGGTGCGGCGCGAATCGGGTAAGATAGTTGCCTTAGGCGTTACGCCTGCCCATTTGCACATGGACGCACCAGAGATGGATAATGACCTACAGCACAGCAAAAACCTTCTGTCTCATGCCGTCGAACTTGGTCGGGAATTTGGGGTAGAAGTAGAACCCCACGCACGCATTGACCAGGGCATTGCTCAGGGTATTAGCCACGCCAGTCGAGAGCAAAACTCTAGCTTGATTGTCATGGGCTGGGGTAAAACCACCGGACTGCGTGCCCGCCTGTTTGGTAATGTGATTGATCGGGTTCTTTGGGCATCTCACTGTCCTGTGGCTGTTACCCGCCTGCTGGATTCGCCTAGCAACATTCGCCGAATTTTAGTGCCTATTGAAAATCTGAGCGAAGAGGCGGTGCGGATTGTGCGATTTGCAGAGATTTTGGCAAATGCCAATCAAGCAGAGGTAACTCTGCTGCATGTGTGCGATCGCCGTACTTCCCAAGCCCGCATTGGTTGGATGGAGTCACAATTGGAGCTCCTGGTTTCTCGACACTTCCCTCAAAGCCCTACCAGCATTAAAATTATACCAGCGGATAATCTGGTGGGTGTCATCCTCAAAGCATCCCAATCTTGTGACCTTGTCGTACTGCGCTCAAGTCGTCGTCGCCTGAATATTGGTGAAGTTGCTATCAGCGATGTCACTACCGAGGTAGTCAAACAGATTCAGTGTTCGGTTGTGCTGTTGGGAGAGCCACCAGGCTACCAAGGAAGTTTACGTAAAGCCAGAGGACTTGTCAAAAAGTCATCTCCTACAACAGACTTACAACCTAACTTGACCTAA
- the gorA gene encoding glutathione-disulfide reductase: MTFDYDLFVIGAGPGGLAAAKKAASYGVRVAIAEQEALGGVCVNRGCVPKKLIVYAADFALQNQIAHNYGWSDCRSHFDWTYFIKSVHQHIESIHHSYFEQLQQAGVEFIRGYATFTDAHTVEINDRKYTADKILIAVGGQPIKPDIPGIEYAITSREMFHLPYLPKRLAIIGGGYIGVEFSSMMNAFGCEVTIIDQDEMILSGFDDDIRLGVQEALSKRGIRLIGNSTVKEIKYLEEKLLLTTTGATRKTIAADTILVATGRAPKTKNLGLENAGVELGEKSAIKVDEYSRTTAENIFAVGDCTNRLQLTPVAKAEAHAFVNTVFGKKPQKVNYEQVPSAVFARPEAASIGMSEAKAREKFGESIKCYRDRFQPLISQLTQKDEQATIKIVVEGESERVLGAHMVGEHAADIIQSLGVAIRKGITKQDLDETTGIHPTTGEEFLFMSL; the protein is encoded by the coding sequence ATGACATTCGATTACGACCTGTTTGTCATTGGTGCTGGTCCCGGAGGACTGGCAGCAGCTAAAAAAGCAGCAAGCTATGGTGTTCGTGTCGCCATTGCCGAACAAGAAGCCCTTGGTGGAGTCTGTGTCAATCGTGGCTGCGTACCCAAAAAATTGATTGTCTACGCTGCTGATTTCGCACTGCAAAATCAAATAGCGCACAACTACGGTTGGAGTGATTGCCGAAGCCACTTTGACTGGACGTACTTTATCAAGTCCGTACACCAGCATATTGAAAGCATTCACCATTCCTATTTTGAGCAGTTGCAACAAGCTGGAGTTGAATTCATTCGGGGTTATGCCACTTTCACCGATGCTCACACTGTAGAGATTAACGACCGCAAATATACCGCTGACAAGATTTTAATTGCTGTGGGCGGGCAACCCATCAAGCCAGATATCCCAGGGATTGAATACGCCATCACCTCCCGCGAGATGTTTCACTTACCCTACCTACCCAAACGTTTGGCAATTATTGGTGGCGGCTACATTGGCGTAGAATTTTCCAGTATGATGAACGCTTTTGGGTGTGAGGTCACAATCATCGATCAAGATGAGATGATTTTATCGGGGTTTGATGATGATATCCGCTTGGGCGTTCAAGAAGCTTTGAGTAAACGAGGGATTCGCCTTATTGGTAACAGCACGGTTAAAGAAATCAAGTACTTAGAGGAGAAACTGCTGTTAACCACGACTGGCGCCACTCGAAAAACAATTGCCGCAGACACCATCTTAGTTGCTACAGGTCGCGCCCCAAAAACCAAAAATCTTGGTTTGGAAAACGCTGGAGTTGAACTTGGGGAAAAAAGCGCAATCAAAGTTGATGAATACAGCCGCACAACTGCGGAAAATATTTTTGCCGTAGGTGATTGCACAAATCGCCTGCAATTAACCCCAGTTGCAAAAGCAGAAGCTCATGCTTTTGTCAATACAGTTTTTGGCAAAAAACCGCAAAAAGTAAATTACGAGCAAGTGCCCTCTGCTGTTTTTGCCCGTCCAGAAGCTGCAAGTATAGGTATGAGCGAGGCAAAAGCGCGAGAAAAATTTGGTGAATCTATCAAATGTTACCGCGATCGCTTTCAACCTTTAATCTCTCAACTAACTCAAAAGGACGAACAAGCTACGATCAAGATAGTGGTTGAAGGTGAATCCGAGCGCGTTTTAGGTGCTCATATGGTTGGTGAACATGCAGCGGATATCATTCAAAGTCTCGGTGTTGCCATCCGTAAGGGGATTACCAAGCAAGACCTAGATGAAACAACTGGTATTCATCCAACAACGGGTGAGGAGTTTCTGTTTATGTCCCTGTAA
- the gor gene encoding glutathione-disulfide reductase — translation MTYDYDLFVIGAGSGGLAASKRAASYGAKVAIAEEDLVGGTCVIRGCIPKKLMVYSSHFPALFQDAAGYGWKVGEAELDWEYFITAIDKEVRRLSQLHINFLDKAGVQLLSGRATLVDAHTVEVDGRKVTADKILIAVGGRPIKPNLPGMEYAITSNEIFHLKEQPKHIAIIGSGYIGTEFASIMRGLGSEVTQIIRKDSILKGFDDDIRTEIQEGMTNHGVRFIKNTVVKGVECVSEGLKLTLSGEHIEPLIADVFLVATGRSPNIEGLGLENAGVDIAATSLEGPGYSTMNAIAVNEYSQTSQPHIFAVGDVTDRINLTPVAIGEGRAFADSEFGNHRRVFSHEDVPTAVFSTPEAATVGLTEAQARSQLGDDAVKTYRTRFRPLFHSLTGASEKTMMKLVVDVNTDKVLGAHMVGEGAGEIIQGVAIAVKMGATKKDFDATVGIHPTAAEEFVTMR, via the coding sequence ATGACATATGATTACGACCTGTTTGTCATTGGTGCCGGTTCTGGGGGTTTGGCTGCTTCCAAACGCGCTGCAAGCTATGGGGCAAAAGTAGCTATTGCCGAAGAAGATTTAGTGGGTGGAACCTGTGTGATTCGTGGCTGTATTCCCAAAAAACTCATGGTATATAGCTCCCACTTTCCCGCATTGTTTCAAGATGCGGCTGGCTATGGCTGGAAGGTGGGTGAAGCAGAACTAGACTGGGAATATTTCATCACAGCAATAGATAAAGAAGTTCGGCGACTGTCACAACTGCACATCAACTTCTTAGACAAAGCAGGAGTCCAACTTCTTTCAGGTCGCGCTACGCTGGTAGACGCGCACACTGTAGAAGTGGACGGACGTAAAGTGACAGCAGACAAAATTTTGATTGCTGTTGGAGGACGACCTATAAAACCCAATTTACCAGGGATGGAATATGCCATAACCTCTAACGAAATCTTTCACCTCAAAGAACAACCAAAGCATATTGCCATCATTGGTTCTGGTTATATCGGCACGGAATTTGCCTCTATTATGCGCGGATTGGGCAGCGAGGTAACGCAAATTATCCGCAAAGACTCGATTTTGAAAGGCTTTGATGATGACATCCGCACCGAGATCCAAGAAGGGATGACCAACCACGGAGTACGATTTATCAAGAATACTGTGGTAAAAGGCGTGGAATGTGTATCAGAAGGTTTGAAGCTGACGTTATCCGGAGAACATATTGAACCACTGATTGCCGATGTGTTTTTAGTAGCAACAGGTCGCTCACCTAATATAGAAGGACTAGGTTTAGAAAACGCTGGAGTTGATATCGCTGCAACTTCCCTTGAAGGACCTGGATATAGCACTATGAATGCTATAGCCGTCAACGAATACAGTCAAACTTCCCAACCGCATATTTTTGCTGTAGGTGATGTTACTGACAGAATCAATCTCACTCCCGTAGCCATAGGCGAAGGTCGTGCTTTTGCAGACAGTGAATTTGGCAATCATCGCCGTGTCTTTAGTCATGAAGATGTACCGACAGCTGTATTTTCCACACCCGAAGCCGCTACAGTTGGCTTGACTGAGGCTCAAGCACGTTCTCAGTTGGGAGACGATGCAGTAAAAACCTATCGCACTCGCTTCCGCCCGTTATTCCACAGTTTGACAGGTGCATCAGAAAAGACAATGATGAAGTTGGTGGTGGATGTTAACACTGACAAAGTGCTAGGCGCTCATATGGTAGGTGAAGGCGCAGGTGAGATTATTCAAGGCGTGGCGATCGCTGTTAAAATGGGTGCCACCAAAAAAGACTTTGACGCTACTGTCGGTATCCATCCCACAGCAGCAGAAGAATTCGTGACTATGCGGTAA